CTCGTACGTCTCCGAGCAGCGCGTGCTTAGGATGCTACCGCCTGACCACACAGACACATGACCACGTTACATCATTACCACAGTTCAACCACAATAGATTCCTTTCTATTTCTACGCAGGAAGACCACATTGGAAATACATGTCTTAAGGTTTATGACTTATCTTCTGGGAATAAGTGGATCTTTatttaatcaaccaatcaatgaatGAAAGAATGGGAGCAAGAAAGACATTCTTATTCAATCTTAGgtcaaaatgtatatatatatatatatgagtcaGAAATCCTAATGCCTGAACCACAACCCTGTGGTGAGTTAACTGTATTGAAAAGCCATCTGACCATACACAGGGATAATGCAATGAAACACACAATAACATGATTCCATACTAACACACACATCAAAATAGAATCCACACAGACAAACATCCCAGACCACTCAGTTCATCTGACCCCTAATCTAATGGATCCCCCTGTGCCTGTCCAATCCACAGAGTGGTTCTGTTCATGGACCTGTCAACAGGCTGGCTCTAACCCACAGAGTGGTTCTGTTCATGTAAACAGAGTGAGAGGTCTGTCTTTACCTCCAGACTCCAGGGCGTAGTCCACTAGGCCCGTCCTATCCTGGGAGTAGAGTTTCAGGGCATTCTGGACAATCAGCTGCACTTgctaggggagagagaggcagggatggagggtTAGGATGTGTGTATGGTTGGATACCTGTTGCAGAGACTCTGCCATGCACCTCCACACACAATGACTCCTAGTCTCATTGACAATCATGACCACTTAAAGTAACAGTCATCATATAGTGAAAGTACATCATATAGGAAGGAGGTGGTTTCCAAGACCCAAATTAAACCTACTCCTGATCCactattcacaaagcatctcagagtagtagTGCTGAATGATCCaagatcagtttagccttttagatcataatgcaTAAGGTTATATGgtcagatcctagatcagcactcctaccctgagacactttgtggatgCGGGCCGTGAAGTCAAAAGCATGCTCTATGGAGAATCTGGGTCCAGGACACCGGTCCATCTTCATGAAATAAATGATGATAATGAAGCCGTTCCTCTGATGACAGTGAGTAGCACTGGGTTAACGACAACAAAGAGTCACTATAGTGGAGTGTGTAGTCTACCTCCTCAGACAGTCCCCCGCCCACGGCGGTGTGTTGGGCACTCTGtgtaatagcctgggtctgggtGGTGATGACTGCAGCCCTGGCCTCAGCCTCCGTCCGGGCCTCAGCCCTGCTCTGCTCCAGCTGCAGCGACACGTTCCTCAGGATGCTGAGCTCCAGGTTGGCCAGGAGGGCCTGCAGGTCGGCCCCGCTCACGTAGCGTGACGACAGCCACTGGAGGAGTCCCTTGGGGATGTCTGGTTCTCCCTGGTGGGTCTGGTCGTCAGAGCCGTAGAACAGGGCCCGCAGCTCCCGCCTCACCTGGGCGGACACCCGGGTAGACACctgggagggagaggtgagagagaggtgagacagATCATGTGTGAGGGGCTGTACATATACCATCATGTAGAAGGACAGTTCAGTAACAGCACAGTACAAGCTGTCATTTGGAAGAATGCCATTATATTGCAAAGGTAATGTACAACTACTATAATAAAAGACTGAGCTATATCAGCACAAGGTACAGTAAACACTAAAAGCAGTAAACAGACAGTTGTCTCTCATACTCACCGTTTCCTGGATTGTGTTCAGCTGCTCACATTTCCCCTGACATCCCATCACCCCCTGCAGGTCGCCCCTGATCCGACCCAGCTCCTCCTCCAGCCTCTGCACCTCCGCCAGCAAAGCAGCATGGGCCTCCTGGTCCACACCCACACTGAGGCAGAgaaaagagaaagcgagagggataaagggggaaagagagaaagagaagtgtCTCTGTTACACTTGTTTAGGTCTGAAAAATTTCCCATAAATTCACCATTTTCCAGAAATCCAGTTTGGAAGATTCCCTGACGTCTGGCTTATTacctcctgattccaggaatcttcTAACCGGCATTTCTGGTAAACCAGTTTTGAGAAACTGACACAAAGTTTGCAACCCTGGACTTGGCTCCacactttaaaaaatataaatgtttgcATGCTGTAAAAACTAACTCCAATACACTGGctttattgtttgatctaataaTGGACCACTTAGACCAATGTTTCAGTCATAAgacattacattttttgggggcaaATGAAGAGAATCAGTGTGCAAGAGTTTCCTTCCACATGAAATGGAGTGCAGGTGTAAACCGTAGAAAAGTTCTGCACTATATCATCTATGGACGTTAAGCCAGTGACCGTGAACCTACCTGACAGGGACAGAGGCAGGGGGTGGTGTggctgtctcctctgtctccttcttCCGCTGTTGCACCGCCTGAAATACAACCTCATtaaaatgtacagtacagtaatatatattCAAATGTACAGTACTATAAATTAAaatgtacagtactgtaatatAAATTAACGGCCAATAAGCTACAATACAGCATGTGTTGACGTGAACACTTTCAGCACGCGCAttatctgtacatagcccatctgtaaacagcccatctatctaccaaCCTCATCctcataatgtatttatttatcttgctccttcgcaccccagtatctctacttgcacattcatcttctgcacatctaccattccagtgtttaattgctatattgtaattactttgtcaccatggcctatttattgccttaacttacctcatttgcactcactgtatatagactttttttgttttcttttgttctacagtattattggctgtatgttttgtttattccatgtgtaactctgtgttgttgtatgtgtcgaactgctttgctttatcttggccaggtcacagttgcaaattagaacttgttctcaacttgcctacctggttaaataaaggtgaaataaaataaatgtcatCACAATTAACCTAAAAGGACAGGGACATGCTGACTCCTGTGTATCAGATGACTAGacgtgtatgagtgtgtgtcatactgtatgtattcaaACGAACTACCTGAGATGATGTATGTATGGACTGGTGCTTATTCAGATGAGCTGCCAGAACCGGTATGTTCCTGTTTGTGTTCCTATGGGTGGGTAATGTGATGCGTGGGTCTTGTATGTGTCAGTCAGTAATAAGCTTGTGAGACTGCACCTCAAGCTTAGCTGTTAGCCTGCTAAGATCTAGTGGTGTGTGTTCAGATGTGGAGGTAACGGAGCTCCTGGGTGGATTCATTTGATCTCACAGGGTTTCATTCATAGTCTGGTGTGCATTTCCCATAGACCATTTCATCAGTTTCAACTGCCAGGACCTGTACGTTCCTGTATGTATTGGGAAATGTAGGTAATGTGTGTATTTCTCAGTAATAGACATTACCTCAGTTTTAGTAGCAAGGACCTGCAGCAGCCTCTCCAGCTCAGCTAGCCGTGTCTCCTGACTCTGCTGCTGCTGAACCCTCTGCTCTTCAGTCTgcacaggagagggaggagagagggagagaaagagggagagaagaggtcaCCCAGAAGTAAAGAGTAAGGAACTCAGTAATAAGGAATAGGGGGTCAGTATGGAATGCTTACGAAGCAAAACGCACTGAAATCTGACCCTACATAAAAACCACAAATCTGTACATAGTTATCAATTAAAATGTTGAAGCTCAACCCTCTGATCATCCCTGCCACCAAGCCCCGACCCCACTCCTGCCACCAAGCCCCGACCCCATTCCTGCCACCAAGCCTCGACCCCATTCCTGCCACCAAGCCCCGACCCCATTCCTGCCATCAAGCCTCGACCCCATTCCTGCCACCAAGCCTCGACCCCATTCCTGCCACCAAGCCCCAGTCCTATCAACAGCTTTGGTGTCCGGCCCCAGTCCCTTTCCCTCCCATGACAGCCATCCCTACCTGTGCCCTGTGTGAGGCCTCCTGCtgctccagctctcctctcagcagGGTGATCCTGTGCTCCAGCAAGccagagacccagagacccagGCTGTCCCTGTCCGTCTGGCTGTCCAGCTGCTCCCTCAGGAGGGTGTACTGGGCCAGGGTGTCCCCGTGATGCTGCTCCTGCCTCTGGTCCCCCTGCTGCACCCGCTCCCACAGCAGGGCCAGACCATGCTCCACCCGCTCCAGGCTCTCTGTGTCCACGGTGACTATGGGGGGAAGGACTGGCTGTAGATGGAGATACGGGATAGACAGAAATAAAGGAGGGACACAGAAGTACAgtgagaggttagagagagaacaagaaagcTTGTTTTAGTCTAACATTCATGAAGCAGGTGTATTTCATGAAGTACCATATTCGCACAATACAGACAAATTGAGAGACACCCTCGGGCTTCTCAGGCGAGCTCCTCTCTTACCTGTGCCTGTGGGCCGGGGGGTGCTGGGGTAGTCTGCTCCAGTGGTGTGGCGGGGGTGGGAACAAGGGCAGGGGTCAGGATAAACGATGAGAAGGTGAAGGGGGACACCACTCTGGAGCGCCACTCTGTCAGGTTTATGGCTGGAAGGTAGGAGAGGAAACTGGACGGACCCCAGAACCACaaccctgagaggagagagaaacaaggaAATGAATCAACAGGAACTACAGTATGCAACAACCTGCCCGTCTTTACTATAAATGCAGTGAAAGCTTTATTGGTATAGCACCTGTTGTTTCTTAGGCTTCTATTGTTTACGTTTTTTTGTGTTTATGCATGAATTTGGGGATTTGATAGTAGCTTGTGGGTTAATGAATGCAAGTCAGTGCTTTTCTGTGTAGACTGTTAGTGTGTAAAAGTGTTGTTCCACAGAAGGGCTGGTTCTGTAGCTGTGTGCCCAGTAAGAGTGTCCTAGATCTGGGGCTGGATTTGGAGTAAGCTCTGGGGGGCTGGTTAACAGCTCTGGTGCTACACAGCTGACAGATcggcgtgtttgtgtgtgaagtAGGTTACGTCAGGTGAGCACACTGTTACTCACACAGGAGTagcaggaggggaaggaggaagaggaggagcttcCACATTCTGGGCAGGCACctgaaagagacacacacacagagcagtgaGCAAAACACACCTGagatacgcacgcacgcacacacacacacacacacacacacacacacacacacacacacacacagtaaaacgtAACCTTTCCTTCCTCAGATGAGAGAAATAATTTAatcaaaatgtaatatttaattAATTAAGATTTATCATGTTAGACAGAGCCTGCATAAGAACAGTCATAAATATTTATCAAACATGCACAATGATAACTGGGTCTCAGACACAAACAGGAAGGTACAATGTAAAATTGTCCAATGACAAAAACCTGTAATTTTCCATTGCTAAACATTTGGCTGTTTTACTACGGTTTGCCCCAGATATCTGAAATGTCTCTGCTGTCAATCACATCAATCAAAAGTTACAGCCAGAGTTAAATCTTCAACCTTTGATAACAAAGGACAATAGTAGGTGAATAAAAATCATCTACACATGGATCTTTCTGAGAACTACACTGGCAAAAGTCACATGAGTTGGATACATCAACAGAGGCTCTCACCGGGTCAGGAAGAAGACGTTGAACAGAGACATGAGACACACCAGCTGGTACCAGCCTGTCCCCAGACACCACAACAACCGTCTGGCTGCTTTACCTGGGGGGGGGGAGGTGTATCATTACTGTAACGTAGCGTGTATGATATAAGAAAGAGCAACTGATTAAACAACTAAATACTGATGATGAAGAGGATGGATGCAACACAGGGTAACTAACCTGGAGCTCCCAGGACTAGCCACAGCACTGACAGGAGTCTCTGAGCCACTGACCGTACTGCTGACCCCACTGCTGACCCCAGCGCCAGGCCTGACCTCACTACATAGTAACCTGGCTGGAGCAGACAGTAGCCTGGAAGGTCAGAACAAACGCACAACGTTGGAGCTTTCATTAGAAAAGGGTCTTTGTATGAAACTTTATGTGCTGCTATTTTGGCCAGGTctctcttaaaaaatatatattttttatctcaatgtcaatgagactaacctgttaaaataaaggtaaaacactAAGAAATCATAGTGATTCAATTCAGTAAATAGAGTGCTAATGACATGGTAATAACAAATGCTGGGCATTAGGACAATTAAAAATACTGAGGCTTCAGTTCACAACTGATTTCAGATCAGCTCTCTGGAGCCTAGTCCTGACCTCAGCCACTATCAGCAGTGCAACAAAACAGGTCCTAGACCAGTAGTGGAAGGAAGGGAATTGTATTTCCCCACACCCACAGTTTGTATataatttgcattgatgtcaatgagagATTCCTATGAAAAGTCTACGTGCGCAAGGTTTATAAAGcaagggtcgtattcattaggcaccaaacagaatcaAACTGACTGAGTCAGGgaaggactacctgaacttgtccaataagaaatgcttttTTTTGGGTTCTGTTGCAGAACGTTTTGCTACGGTTTGGACCAATCAATACAACTCTGATGTATGTGTATTAGGTCAGTAAGGAAGGAAgctagggagaggaggaagggggttaACCTGTATCTGTACTAGATCAGTAAGGAaaccagggagaggaggaagggggttaACCTGTATGTGTATTAGGTCAGTAAGGAAGGAGGCCAGAGCGAGGAGGATAGGGGTTAACCTGTATGTATATTAGATCAGTAAGGAagatagggagaggaggaagggggttaACCTGTGTGTGTATTAGATCAGTAAGGAagccagggagaggaggaagggggttaACCTGTATGTGTATTAGGTCAGTAAGGAAGGAGGCCAGAGCGAGGAGGATAGGGGTTAACCTGTATGTATATTAGATCAGTAAGGAagatagggagaggaggaagggggttaACCTGTGTGTGTATTAGATCAGTAAGGaagccaggaggaggaggaagggggttaACCTGTGTGTGTATTAGATCAGTAAGGAAaccaggaggaggaaggggattaTAACCTGTGTAAGCTATAAGGGTCCACAGACCCCCCAGTAGACGGTGAGTTCTGGAGATCTGTGTTTGACTGTGGACCAGTGTGTTGGTCTCCAGGTGCTGCTTCCCTTTACAGTCGTCACCTGAGGCAGACCACATGACGGATGGATGGCAGACAAGGAGgaaaagcaaacaaacaaaacacaaaacaaagaATGAAAAATTATATAAAATTAAATGCAATAAACATCAACGCAACTCAGAAGCAAAAAATGTATATAACTTAACAAATCAGAAGTCAAATAAAAGTTCTAAATAATGTATGAAACGTAAAAGCATTCAAATAAAATGAatagaataaaaaggaaagttttaTATCTTCCTAAGTCAGAGGGTGgtttaaccttccagacttggaattgtatcaactcgctACCCAAGGTTTTTACTCGTGACATATAGATAAAtacactaaagaggaacaatgggtacatattgaagatgcacatgctcatccccagaataTTTTGACatgtctattttcaaaggatgaagctaagaacattaacaactacatagttaagaacactaaaacaatatggaagaaaatgaaacgTATTTTACCAAAAcaaccaatatcactccctatAATGTAATGTTTAGAATTTATTACACAAGAGAAAAATTGtgaaattctacagcacaacagcGAAGTCATGTCTCAAGTGTAAAACTAATAATAACTCCATTATCCATACTTTCTGAGAATGCTACAAAGTTTGGAAGTTATGGGCGGAGCTAGAAAGTTGTCTATCAGAAGTATTACAACGTAAACGTACTTTTAAtccatctgtctgcatatttcaagacgtcatgtgggggtgtagtgagatacccaatgggctggacgattctcttctcatcactcatTTTGAAAAAACAGATACTAAAAACTTGGAAGTCGATCAATCCGCCATCAttgacacaatggaaaaatcaaaTGATGTATTATTGAAATAGCATGGGTAAGTGAGAAAAACAAATTGGTACAATTTAAGACCAAGTTGCAAACAATAAttcaggcactagggatgggagtGTGAGCATGCAggtctgggcagatgagatgtagtcattgtttgtATGTCTGTACATTTTTGTTTATATGTATTCGTTTTTTTTGGAATgtaaaaaaatgaagaaaagtAAAATCCAATATTATAAAAACTACCAACCATAGAAAACATGCTTCTGAAAGAGTGAAATGTCCACAGTGTAAGAGCAGTTGACagagaactgtctgtctgtcaatctctGGTTGCATTCCAGGTTGTCTTTATTGCAATCAAAATGCGTAGTTGATCAAATCTTAGAACACAGGAAGCACGTTAATATGAAAAAGCAATCTTCTGAGATGTACGCATGTGCAAGAAAGGCAACGTTCCAGGTTCTCTCTTTGGTAACacagcccatcccctcctctccagatGTTTGGTAAGCGACTTGTGTCAAACAGGCCTTAGTTCTCTGTTTGACGTTTGTTCAACTGCATTGTCAGGATCGTATGTCATTCTGTCTGACTCTGACACCAGTGTCATTTAGGAAGATGTTAGATAAGACATCATGGAATATGTAACCATACAGTACTAGCTATTTCTTCTCCCAGTTTCCTAAAAACAATCTTTAAAGTGAAGTGAAACATTCACAGAGATACATCTGATTGATCTTTATGGGTTTCGGCCTTTTCAAAACAAACTTTAAAAAAACTTCTCAGTGCTTAtatagaaacacacaaacacctgctGTATCTGACTAGGGAGACCAGTAGACAGAGTACAGTCACTGACTGGTGAAAGAGGTGTGACCGGCTGGCCACTGGCCCTAGTGGTTCACGTAACCCCTGTGCACTGATCTGGAAATAGGTCACGCATTGAATTAACTCTGGGTCAATCAGGGTGACAAAGTGCCCCCCTGGCACGTATAGAGCACTTGAGAGGGAatttgtgtgtgcgcatgcacatgggtgtgtgtgtgtgagcgtgttgaCTACTTACACAACGAGCCATTCAAAAAGTGGGGGTGTCCGTCTCCCATCACGTGGTCTTTTACATTCATGCTCCCACAGTAACTGGAGTGAGCTGCAACACAACAAACTATTAATAATCATATTTACATACCAAAACTTTACATTCTGCAGGCGAGTGGCGACCAAGAGCGTGACACATTGTATATTTCGACACACAAGAGAGGGAAATGTCACCAAGGGAACCAACCAAAGTGGAAAGAAAAGCATTTGTTTATGACTTAATCAAGTGGACCTGTATTAAACCGGAGCTGGAtaaagagacagaaacagacagagagggagggagacagagagggagggagacagggagggagggagtgtgtatAGGAGGAAAACAAAGATGAATGACATGCAGTGAGGTGATACAGGAGTTCTGTCTCTTTAAGAAGTATGGAGGACCGTTTCAGTGATGAGCATGCAGAGGTAGAtggacagagctggagagagaggctCTGAAGATCGAAATAGAGTTATCTGTGGTGAAACTACACAGTAGAAAACAGCATCTGTACATACTGTGGAGAGAAGCATTCCTCTACATTATAATCCACCAAACCATTACTATACATGCACAGTTAACCTTATGCCCAGCCTTCACAGATACGTTTTCACAGACACAGAAATGCAAAGACCAAGAGCTTGAGAAAGAAATGTGTCGGTGGATACTGGAAATAGAGGGCTGAAAAAAAGAGGGTCACTGAGGTGGGGACTGGTCAGTGTTGATGAACGATGACCTTTAACCCATGCCTCCTGACTTCAGGTCGGCGGTGGGTCAGGTACCTTTGCCTTCGTAGCCGTTGGCCCTGTAGCCCATCATCCTGTGGAGAGTGGTCTGCCTATAGAGCCAAGAGACACGGGACGTGCAGGAGGAGACGGCCCGTCTGGCCCTGTCTAAGAGGGACGCCAGGACACCTAGTGACACAACCATACCACACATCAAAGTTCAGGTCAGACAATCTGTCTGTTAAACCCCCGTCCCCTTTCCAGCCCGGGACCAGATCAGTATTTTGCTTTATTTAGCCGACTACTCAGACTACTATAATTTTGTATTTTTGCTTTATTTAAACAACTCATCTGACTAATGTTAAGGCcaatacagatctgggaccaggctattccATTTCCACCTCCAATGTCACAGTTTTGAGGCTGGGAAGTGACAGGAGTGGAAGAGTACTGGATCTAGATATGAGATGAagcaggaagaagaggatgaagaTAGGTGGATATTCAACAGCTCACCCTGAGGAAGCAGGGCAGGTGAGGAAAAGAGAGCAGTGAGGCATGATGAGGTCACATAAAAATACATGACTTTATGACTGATGACCAGGATGTGCAGGaagaacaggagagacaggacAGCAGAAGGAACAGGAGTTACAGGACAGCAGGAGGAACATGACAGCTGGAGGAACAGGAGAGACAGGACAGCAGAAGGAACATGACAGCTGGAGGAAcaggagagacagtagaaaggACAGAGTTCAAAGAGCCTGTGAAAAAGACAGATTCAAAGGGATTTTAgctctaaaatatatattttttatagccTATAACGATTCAAGGGACTGGACTCCAGTAAGACTATCAGGTTGAACAGCTTTGAATAAATCAAACCATGAAAgacagtaaaaaaagaaagagagatggatcAGGTGGGAAGGGAAGTAGTATCAGGGGGGAATTCAGTGAGGAAAAGCATGCAGATAAAATGAATAGAGCTGATATGATGCCCAATTCTGCACCATATCTGATCTACATAATGCATTTCTACATGAACATTTTGTAACATTGCACCCCTctgaacagaccccagtagtaagCATCTCGTATACCTTTGCCTGAGTGGCTCCTGGCCCTAGTGCCCAGCCACAGAACGTTCTGGAAGAGCAGTGTCACCAGGGACACTATGGGGGCCAGGGCTCGTCTGCTGTAGTGGACACACGTGTTAGAGACTGACACCAGGAGACCTAGACAGAGAAAGGACGGCAGGTTAGTTAACTTAGCCGGACGTATAAAAGGTGGAGAAATGGGTCCTTCTAAGTAGAAACCCACATAGCATTAGCACTAACAAGCgaacagaaacagagaaacacacaagAAATGGCTGGTAGACTGATGATcattccgtttggtgcctaatgaacacaaccctgtttCACTCCCCAGTCAGTTGTGTGCACACTAGGTAAGGTTCTCACCTGTCTTGCTCCTCTGACTCTTGACCGTGCAGTATAAACTGGAGGATGAagctgatgatgatgaggagatgGTGGCAGCTGCTGCAGCAGCAGAGGCAGCCTGAGATGAGGAAGATGATGAAAGTGCGGCGGCAGCTGCTGCAGCAGATGCAGCCTGAGACGAGGAAGAGGAAAAGGTGGCAG
This genomic stretch from Salmo trutta chromosome 32, fSalTru1.1, whole genome shotgun sequence harbors:
- the LOC115171751 gene encoding SUN domain-containing protein 1 isoform X5, whose protein sequence is MTMDFSRLHTYTPPQCAPENTGYTYSLSSSYSTVALEFEKVHQIAPVFNSPRMSRRSLRLQTTGGLYGNDSLADFSSQNHSSGGSSRTESWMVRSRKQQQQSASSSQSLNQSLSLNQTPRKALSFSTTNTPSTGCTTASDASLLSSILDQSSLRQRSTTTTTTDGYWGSDQDTNLKGRISRTDHSSTGANGGVNTVSHSHGMVANGYICKDCSIHSERKEALTTYSSSSQAASAAAAAATFSSSSSQAASAAAAAAALSSSSSSQAASAAAAAATISSSSSASSSSLYCTVKSQRSKTGLLVSVSNTCVHYSRRALAPIVSLVTLLFQNVLWLGTRARSHSGKGVLASLLDRARRAVSSCTSRVSWLYRQTTLHRMMGYRANGYEGKAHSSYCGSMNVKDHVMGDGHPHFLNGSLCDDCKGKQHLETNTLVHSQTQISRTHRLLGGLWTLIAYTGYCLLQPGYYVVRSGLALGSAVGSAVRSVAQRLLSVLWLVLGAPGKAARRLLWCLGTGWYQLVCLMSLFNVFFLTRCLPRMWKLLLFLLPLLLLLWLWFWGPSSFLSYLPAINLTEWRSRVVSPFTFSSFILTPALVPTPATPLEQTTPAPPGPQAQPVLPPIVTVDTESLERVEHGLALLWERVQQGDQRQEQHHGDTLAQYTLLREQLDSQTDRDSLGLWVSGLLEHRITLLRGELEQQEASHRAQTEEQRVQQQQSQETRLAELERLLQVLATKTEAVQQRKKETEETATPPPASVPVSVGVDQEAHAALLAEVQRLEEELGRIRGDLQGVMGCQGKCEQLNTIQETVSTRVSAQVRRELRALFYGSDDQTHQGEPDIPKGLLQWLSSRYVSGADLQALLANLELSILRNVSLQLEQSRAEARTEAEARAAVITTQTQAITQSAQHTAVGGGLSEEQVQLIVQNALKLYSQDRTGLVDYALESGGGSILSTRCSETYETKTALMSLFSVPLWYFSQSPRVAIQPDMYPGNCWAFKGSHGYLVIRLSLRILPTAFCLEHIPKALSPTGNITSAPRNFTVYGLDDEYQEEGKLLGQYTYQEDGDSMQNFPVMEKNERAFQIIEVRVLTNWGHPEYTCLYRFRVHGEPRIQ
- the LOC115171751 gene encoding SUN domain-containing protein 1 isoform X4, yielding MLFAPHPPEQAPGIYLARCVPSIARVGPIAPPLYVLLSEGSEPVFQSSGIGLGAVPERESVWYFGWVPCLRGTPIVPRLVSTGPRQPTAAELQKEKKSSIHYPTLLPACRSARRQQAADIMQGKESDRRMTMDFSRLHTYTPPQCAPENTGYTYSLSSSYSTVALEFEKVHQIAPVFNSPRMSRRSLRLQTTGGLYGNDSLADFSSQNHSSGGSSRTESWMVRSRKQQQQSASSSQSLNQSLSLNQTPRKALSFSTTNTPSTGCTTASDASLLSSILDQSSLRQRSTTTTTTDGYWGSDQDTNLKGRISRTDHSSTGANGGVNTVSHSHGMVANGYICKDCSIHSERKEALTTYSSSSQAASAAAAAATFSSSSSQAASAAAAAAALSSSSSSQAASAAAAAATISSSSSASSSSLYCTVKSQRSKTGLLVSVSNTCVHYSRRALAPIVSLVTLLFQNVLWLGTRARSHSGKAHSSYCGSMNVKDHVMGDGHPHFLNGSLCYCLLQPGYYVVRSGLALGSAVGSAVRSVAQRLLSVLWLVLGAPGKAARRLLWCLGTGWYQLVCLMSLFNVFFLTRCLPRMWKLLLFLLPLLLLLWLWFWGPSSFLSYLPAINLTEWRSRVVSPFTFSSFILTPALVPTPATPLEQTTPAPPGPQAQPVLPPIVTVDTESLERVEHGLALLWERVQQGDQRQEQHHGDTLAQYTLLREQLDSQTDRDSLGLWVSGLLEHRITLLRGELEQQEASHRAQTEEQRVQQQQSQETRLAELERLLQVLATKTEAVQQRKKETEETATPPPASVPVSVGVDQEAHAALLAEVQRLEEELGRIRGDLQGVMGCQGKCEQLNTIQETVSTRVSAQVRRELRALFYGSDDQTHQGEPDIPKGLLQWLSSRYVSGADLQALLANLELSILRNVSLQLEQSRAEARTEAEARAAVITTQTQAITQSAQHTAVGGGLSEEQVQLIVQNALKLYSQDRTGLVDYALESGGGSILSTRCSETYETKTALMSLFSVPLWYFSQSPRVAIQPDMYPGNCWAFKGSHGYLVIRLSLRILPTAFCLEHIPKALSPTGNITSAPRNFTVYGLDDEYQEEGKLLGQYTYQEDGDSMQNFPVMEKNERAFQIIEVRVLTNWGHPEYTCLYRFRVHGEPRIQ
- the LOC115171751 gene encoding SUN domain-containing protein 1 isoform X6, translating into MSRRSLRLQTTGGLYGNDSLADFSSQNHSSGGSSRTESWMVRSRKQQQQSASSSQSLNQSLSLNQTPRKALSFSTTNTPSTGCTTASDASLLSSILDQSSLRQRSTTTTTTDGYWGSDQDTNLKGRISRTDHSSTGANGGVNTVSHSHGMVANGYICKDCSIHSERKEALTTYSSSSQAASAAAAAATFSSSSSQAASAAAAAAALSSSSSSQAASAAAAAATISSSSSASSSSLYCTVKSQRSKTGLLVSVSNTCVHYSRRALAPIVSLVTLLFQNVLWLGTRARSHSGKGVLASLLDRARRAVSSCTSRVSWLYRQTTLHRMMGYRANGYEGKAHSSYCGSMNVKDHVMGDGHPHFLNGSLCDDCKGKQHLETNTLVHSQTQISRTHRLLGGLWTLIAYTGYCLLQPGYYVVRSGLALGSAVGSAVRSVAQRLLSVLWLVLGAPGKAARRLLWCLGTGWYQLVCLMSLFNVFFLTRCLPRMWKLLLFLLPLLLLLWLWFWGPSSFLSYLPAINLTEWRSRVVSPFTFSSFILTPALVPTPATPLEQTTPAPPGPQAQPVLPPIVTVDTESLERVEHGLALLWERVQQGDQRQEQHHGDTLAQYTLLREQLDSQTDRDSLGLWVSGLLEHRITLLRGELEQQEASHRAQTEEQRVQQQQSQETRLAELERLLQVLATKTEAVQQRKKETEETATPPPASVPVSVGVDQEAHAALLAEVQRLEEELGRIRGDLQGVMGCQGKCEQLNTIQETVSTRVSAQVRRELRALFYGSDDQTHQGEPDIPKGLLQWLSSRYVSGADLQALLANLELSILRNVSLQLEQSRAEARTEAEARAAVITTQTQAITQSAQHTAVGGGLSEEQVQLIVQNALKLYSQDRTGLVDYALESGGGSILSTRCSETYETKTALMSLFSVPLWYFSQSPRVAIQPDMYPGNCWAFKGSHGYLVIRLSLRILPTAFCLEHIPKALSPTGNITSAPRNFTVYGLDDEYQEEGKLLGQYTYQEDGDSMQNFPVMEKNERAFQIIEVRVLTNWGHPEYTCLYRFRVHGEPRIQ